The Aeromicrobium tamlense nucleotide sequence GGACTCCACGAAGTCGCGCAGCAGCTTCACGATCTCGTCGGAGACCTCGATCTCGCCGGCGGCGAAGGTGGCGTCGCGGGCCGCGACCGAGCGGTCGAAGGGCATGCGCACGGGGGAGTCCGGGTCGGCCGGACGCGTGGACCGCACCCAGTCGCCGTACTCGCCGGCGCGCTGGGGGAAGTCCGACGAGAACGCGTTCGGGTCCATCACGACCATGAAGAAGCCCATGTCGGTGAGCCAGGGTGGATCGGTCTCGGCACCGGACATCATGCCGAGCAGCTGCGCGCTGATCGCCAGGCCCGAGCCCTTGTGGCCGCCCCACGGGGCGATCGCGCCGCCGTCGAGCGCGGCAGCCGCGTCGGTGGTGGGGGAGCCGTCGGGCGCGAAGGCGAGGCCGGGAGCGAGCTCCTGGCCGGTCTTGATGGCGAACGACAGGTCGGCGAGCATCGCCGCCGACGTGCCGATGTCCCAGATGATCGGCTGGCCGGGCGTCGGGAAGCCCCACGCCACGGGGTTGGTGCCGAACCGTCCCTCGGTGCCGCCGTGCGGCGCGACCGTGGGACCTCCGCTGCTGGCGACGAAGCCGACGAGGCCGGCGGCGGTCACCATCTCGAGGTAGTACGTGAACATGCCGGTGCACCACGTGTTGCGCGCGGTGCCGGCGACGACCGGCACGTGCCGGGCCTTCTCGATGAGGGTCTCGGTCAGCTGCTTGGCCACGATGTAGCCGAGCTGGTCGCCGCCGTCGAGCGCGATGCTGGACGCGGTCTCCTGCTCGACGACGACCGGGCCGAACGGCTCGGACCTGCCGAGCCGCTCGACGAGGGTCGCGGCGCGGGGGAGCCCGCCGACGTCGAAGCCGCGGACGGTGCAGTCGATGAGGTGGTCGGCGATGATCGTCTGCTGGGCGTCGTCGTAGCCGAACCGGGCCATCGCCTGTCGGACGAGGTCGTGGGCCTCGGTGATCTGGAGCTTCATGCGGTCCTCCTCGCCGGAGCGATCTTCTCGAGCTCGGCCTTGATCTGGACGGCCAGGTACTTGGAGTTGGCGCGGCACGCGGCCAGGCTGCCGGCGTGGAACCACAGACCGGGCTGGGCCGTGCGGCGCCACATGTTGCGCATCTCGCCGTCGTCGTCGACGCCCCAGATCGGGCCCACGGCGTCGGCGACCTCGTCGCCGAAGTAGCGGCGGACGTCCTCCTGCTGGTTGCCGTAGCCGGTCGCCATCACCACGAGGTCGAGCGGCAGGACCGAGCCGTCGCGCAGGCGCACGCCGTCGGCGGTGAAGCGCTCGATCTGGTCGTGCTGGATGAGGCCCACCTCGCCGTCGGCGATCAGGTCCGAGCAGCCGACGTTGATGTAGTAGCCACCACCACGGCGGTTGTACTTCAGGTGGAAGCCGGTGTGGTCCTCGCCGATGTCGGTCCGGAAGCCGACGGCGTGCAGTCGCTCGAGCAGCTCGGCGTCGTCCTTCAGCATCTGCTGGGCGAGCAGCTGGTTCGCCTTGATGAGCGTGGGGAACGAGTTGCCCGCCGCGATCAGGTCGGCGTCGTCGAGCGGCAGGCCCTGGGAGAAGAGCGCGTACACCGAGATGCCGCTCGGCTCCAGGCTCACCACAGTGGTCGAGCTGCGCTGGACGATGGAGACCTCCGAGCCGAGGGCGTGGAGGTCCTGGGCCACGTCGTGGCCGCTGGTGCCCGTGCCGATCACGAGGGCCCTGCGGCCTCGGAACTCGGCGCCGGAGGAGTAGCGGCTCGAGTGCATGACCTCGCCGGCGAACTCGTCGAGCCCCGGGAGCTTCGGCATGCTCGGGATGCCGCTGACGCTGCCGGTGGCCATGACGACGTGACGCGGCTGCATCGTCACCGTGGTGCCCTCGCGGTCCAGCTCGACCGTCCACTGGTCCGCGGACTCGTCGTAGCGGCCCGAGACCAGGCGGGTGCTGGTCCACGTGTTCAGCTCCATCGCCTCGGCGTAGAACTCGAACCAGTCGGCGAGCTTGTCCTTGGGGATGTAGGTCGGCCACGTGTCGGGGAACTCCAGGTAGGGCAGGCTCGCGACCCACGCCTCGTTGTGCAGCGTGAGGGAGTGGTAGCGCTTGCGCCACACGTCGCCGACGCGCTCGTGGGCGTCGATGACCAGGGCGTCGACGCCGATGGTGCGCAGGCGCGCCGCGATCGTCAGGCCGGCCTGTCCGCCGCCGACGACCAGGACCTCGGGGTCACGGTCGGCGTAGGCGCGCTCGGCCTCGCGCAGGTCCTTCCAGTTCTGGCCGCCGAAGGTGCGCGAGTAGGCGGTGCCGTGGGGACGGCGGGCGCCGCGCCGCTCCTCGAAGCCCTCGAGCTCCTGCAGCGTCGTGAGCAGCGTCTTGGCGAGCATGCGGCCGTCGGGCTCCTCGCGCAGCCGCACGATGCCCGTGCCGTGGCCGACCGAGGTCTCGAACGTGTGGAAGCCCTCGACGACCTCCTCGCCGGCGCGCCGCACCCGGGAGGTCGGCGTCCGCGTCAGGTCCGGGAGCACCTGGCTGGCGCGCGTCTCGGCGTTCGTCTCGAGCAGCCGGTCGGCGATGGCCTCCGGGCCGACCGCGGTGCTGAAGTCCCACGTGAACGCGACGATGTCGCGCCAGTCGGCGTCCTCGGTGAACAGGGACGCGAGCGCCTGCCTGTCCTCGCGCTCGAGCGCCGACGCGAACGCGGCGAGCCAGGCGTCCAGTGCGGACTGCTCCGGGGTGGGGTGGTGGGACATGCGGCCTCCGTTGCTGCGAGGGGTGTGCCGTGCTCTGTGGTGCAGGTCACTGTAAGTTGAACCTGGCGCCATTGTCAACTATCATCGGTTCCCATCGCGGTCCCGCGTACGGGCTCGCGCGTCGTGCACAATGCGCAGTGGCGAGACGTTGGAGACGAGGGGCGGACGTGGCACCGGTACATGACAAGCAGCTGACCGAGCGGGGGCGCAGGACGCGCGACAACCTGCTCCATGCGGCCTCGGTCGTCTTCGCACGCCAGGGCTTCCTGGACACGAAGATCACCGACATCACCACCGAGGCCGGCACGGCCAACGGCAGCTTCTACAACTACTTCGACTCCAAGGAGGACATCTTCCGCGCCGCGATCGCGCAGGTGAACGGACGGATGTTCGAGGTGGCGGCGTCGCGGCTGCCCGAGGGGGCCTCGCCCTACGAGCGCATCGAGGCGGCGACCCGCCGGTACGTCGAGGGCTACAAGGCCGACGCGGGGATGATCATGATCCTCGAGCAGGTCGCCACCTTCAGTCCGGAGTTCAAGGCCATGCGCCGCGAGACGCGCACGATGTTCCGGGCGCGCACCGAGCGTGGCATCCGCCGCTGGCAGGAGGCGGGCGTCATCGACCCCGCGCTCCCGGCCCAGGTCGCGGCCGACGCGCTGACCTCGATGGTGAGCAACTTCTGCTACATGTGGCTCGTCTTCGACGAGGACTACGACACCGAGACCGTGGTCACGACCCTCAGCCGGATGTGGGCGCAGGCGCTGGGGCTCCCCGTCCCGGACTGACGTCATCCCAGGATGGCGGCCGGGTTGGCCACCAGCATCTGCTCGATCTGCGCGTCGGTCACGCCGCGGTCCCGCAGTGCCGGCAGGACGTCCGCGTGGACGTGCTCGTAGTGCCAGTTCGGCATCAGCTTCTCCTTGGCATCCAGGTCGAAATTGTGCGTGTAGCTCGAGGCGTCGTGGGCCAGGACCAGCTGCCCCGCGTAGCCCTTCTCGCACAGGGTCGCCACGGTCGCGACGCGGTCCTCGAAGGAGAGCATGAGGTCCAGGCCGAACCGGTCCATGCCGAGGTAGACCCCGTGGTCGAGCAGTCGCTCGAGGTAGTCCAGGTCGGTCGTGTCGCCCGAGTGACCGATCACGACGCGTGACAGGTCGACGCCCTCCTCGACGAAGACGGCGAGCTGGTCGGCGCCGCGCTCGGTGGGGGCGTGCGTGTGCGTGGAGATCGGCGCGCCGGTCTCCCGGTGGGCGCGGGCGGCCGCCCGCAGGATGCGCTCGACGCCGGGCGTGATGCCCTGGGCGTCGGTGGCGCACTTGATGATGCTGGCCGTGATCCCGGTGTCGGCGATGCCCTCGGTGAGGTCCTTGACGAAGAACTCCGTCAGCAGCTCGGGGCCGTCGATCAGCAGCCCCGGTCCGCGGAACTTGAAGAACATCGGCACGTCGTCGTACGCGTACAGGCCCGTGGCCACGACGATGTTCATCCGCACCTGCTCGGCGACCCGCTGCACGCGCGGGAGGTCGCGTCCGAGGCCCACCACGGTGAGGTCGACGATCGTCCGCACGCCGCGGTCGTACGCCGACTCGAGCTTGGCGATCGCGTCCGCCACGCGGACCTCCTCGTCCCAGCGGCCGGGGTAGTTCCGCTCGATCTCCGCGTTCAGCACGAAGACGTGCTCGTGCATGAGCGTGTGTCCGAGCTCGGTCACGGGGACGTGTCGGCCGGCTGCGGTGGCGATGGTCTTCATGGGGTCCTTTTCCGTGGGGCGGTAGTTGACAGTGGCGCCAGATTCATGTTTGGTGTGTGACAGCCAACACAGTGGAGCGTCCGGTTGTCAAGGGCCCCACCCGCACAGGAAGCAGGATCGTGGCCCTCGAATCACCATCTCCCCACGCCGCACCGGAGTCCCTCGACCCGGGCATCGACGCGCTCTTCAACGCCCGTCGCATCGCGATCGTCGGCGCGTCCGGCCGCGAGGGGAATCCGTTCGCCCGCCCCCTGCAGTACCTGACCGAGTTCGGCTTCGACGGCGACGTCTACCCGGTCAACCCCGGCTACGAGACCCTGCGCGGCCTCCCGTGCTTCCCGGACCTCGCGAGCCTGCCCGCGCCGGTCGACCTCGCGCTGCTGATGGTGCCCGGACGGGCGGCCGTCGAGCTCATGCCCCAGGTCGCCGCCGCCGGCGCCCGGGCCGCGGTCGTGTTCGCGTCCGGCTTCTCCGAGACCGGCGACGAGGGCGTCCGCCTCCAGGCCGAGCTGACCGCCGCCGCGCGGGAGCACGGCGTCCGCGTCATCGGACCCAACTGTCAAGGCGTGCTGTCTACGACGCACCGCCTCTACGGCACCTTCACCGCCGCGCTCGAGCTCGGTCCGGTGCGCACCGGCGGCCTCGCGTACGTCGGCCAGAGCGGCGCCGTCGGCGGCTCCATCCTCAGCATGGCGCGCGAGCAGGGCATCGGGATCTCCAGCTGGGTCAGCACCGGCAACCAGGCCGACCTGACCACCGTCGAGGTGGCGCGGCACCTCGTCGAGCTCCCCGAGACGGAGGTGCTCGCGCTCTACCTCGAGAGCGCCGTGGGGGAGAGCGAGTTCCGCGACCTGGCCGCCCGCGCCCAGGAGCTCGACACGTCGCTGATCGTGCTGCGGTCGGCCACGAGCGCCGCCGGCGCGAAGGCGGCGGCCTCCCACACCGGCGCGATCGTCGGCGACGACGGTGCCTACCGGGTCGCCGCACGCGAGCACGGCGTGGTCGAGGCCTCCGACATCGACGACCTCGTCCGTCTCGCGCACGCCCACCTCGCCCTGCCCCGCAGCGCCGGGCCGTCGACCGTGATCGTCACGACCTCGGGCGGCGCCGGGAGCCTGGCCGCCGACAAGGCCCACGAGCTCGGCCTGACGATCGAGGACCTGCGCCCCGAGACGCAGGAGCGACTCGCCACCCTGGTGCCCGACTTCGGCGCGATCGACAACCCGGTGGACGTGACGGCGCAGATCTTCCGCTCCAGCGAGATCGACGACTTCGTCGAGGTCTGCCGGATCGGCTGCGCCGCACAGGAGGTCGACGCGATCGTCATCGCGCTCACCCTCGTCACGGGCGAGCTGGCCGCCTCGATGGCCACGGCACTCGCCGAGCTGATCCCGCAGGTGAGCAAGCCCGTCGCCCTGGTCTGGGCCGCGGCCCGCGAGCAGACCGTCAAGGGTCGCGAGATCCTCCGCGAGGCGGGCGTCCCCGTCTTCGACTCGTCCGAGCAGGCGATGCGTGCCATCGCGTCGCTGCGCCGCGTGCCGGCGCCGGTCCGGCCCGGCGGACGGCCCTCGGGCTTCGACGAGACCGTCGTCCGCCGCCTCCTCGACGACCTCACGGGCACCGTGACCGAGTCCCAGGCGCAGGAGATCCTGGCCGCCGCCGGCATCGCGACGCCCGATGCGCGGCTCGTCACGGACGTCGCGATGGCCGAGTCGCTCTCGCTCGGGACAGACCGCGCCTACGTCGTGAAGATCCAGGCCGCGGGGATCGCCCACAAGACCGAGCGCGGCGGCGTCCGTCTGGGACTCGACGCGACCGAGGTCGCCGGCGTCGCCCGCACGATGCTCGAGGACTTCGCCGCCGACGATCCGCAGGGCGTCCTGGTGCAGGAGATGGTGCCGGCCGGCGTCGAGCTGATCGTCGGCGTCACCCGCACCGACGGCGGCCTGCCGCTCGTGACGGTCGGCCTCGGCGGCACCGCGACCGAGCTCTACGCCGACACCGCGACGACCTTCGCGCCCGTGGACGCCACGCGGGCCCGCGCGCTCCTGCTCGACCTCAAGGCCGCCCCGCTGCTCACGGGCTTCCGCGGCTCGCCGGCGCTCGACGTGGACGCCGTGGCCGACCTCGTCGCCCGGGTGAGCCACGTCGCCGACATCGCGGGCCCGGCCCTGCGCGAGCTCGAGGTGAACCCCGTGCGGGTCCTCGACCGCGCGGAGCGCCCGGTGCTCGCCCTCGATTTCCTGATGACCCTCGAAAGGGAGACAGCATGACCGGACGTATCGGCCTGGACCGCGTGGGCGCGGTCGCGGTGATCACCGTCGACAACACCCGCATCAAGAACGCGCTCACCCAGCAGATGGCGCGCGATCTCGGTGCCGTGTGCGAGGAGATCGACGCCGACGCGTCGATCGGCTGCACGGTGATCCAGGGCGCGGGTGGCACGTTCTGCTCCGGGGCCGACACGTCGACCTGGGCCGAGACCTACGGCGACGACCCGCTCAGCGACGAGGCCTACGCCGACACCGACGAGATGTACGGCTCGTTCGTCCGCTTCGGCGAGCTCAAGGCGCCGACGATCGCCGCCGTCCGCGGTGCCGCCGTGGGCGCGGGCCTCAACCTCGCGCTGGCGGCCGACCTCCGGGTCGCCGCCGATGACGCCCGCCTGCTGGCCGGCTTCCTCGCGGCGGGCATCCACCCCGGCGGAGGGTTCTTCACCCTCGTGCGTCGCCTCGCCGGTCGTGAGGCCGCCGCGACGCTCGGCCTCTTCAGCCAGGAGGTCTCGGGCCGCGAGGCCAAGGGCTTCGGGCTCGTCGGCGTCTGCGTCCCCGACGAGGACACCGAGAAGACCGCGCTGGAGATCGCGCAGCACGTGGCTCGCGACCCTCTCGTCGCTCGGCGGGCGAAGCGCAGCTTCAACCTCGAGACGCAGTCCACCCCGCTGCCGTGGGCGGCCGCGCTCGAGGTCGAGCGAGGCGTCCAGCTGTGGACCCAGGCGCGCCGCCTGCGCCACCAGCGGGAGCAGGCGTGATGCGCTTCGCGGCCGAGCCGCTGACCGAGGACGAGCTGCGCCTGCGCGACGAGGTGCGCGAGTTCATGGCGCAGGAGCGCGCGAACGGGCTCGGCGTCGGGCTGGGCATCAACGCCGAGGCCGACATGGAGTTCAGCCGCCGCGTCGCCGCGAGGGGCTGGGTCGGCATGACCATCCCGAAGGAGCACGGCGGACCCGGCCGCACGGCGGTCGAGCGCTTCGTCGTCGTCGAGGAGATGCTCGCGGCCGGCGCCCCGATCAGCGCCCATTGGGTCGGCGACCGTCAGACCGCCCAGATGTTCGTCCGCTTCGGCAGCGAGGAGCACCAGCGCGAGTTCCTGCCGCGGATCGTCGCGGGTGACGTGTGGTTCTGCCTCGGCATGAGCGAGCCGGACAGCGGCTCGGACCTCGCGTCCGTCCGCACCCGGGCGACGCGGACGGAGGGCGGCTGGCTGCTCAACGGCCAGAAGGTGTGGACCTCCGGGGCCCAGTACGCCGACTACGTCGTGACGCTGTGC carries:
- a CDS encoding Ldh family oxidoreductase, whose protein sequence is MKLQITEAHDLVRQAMARFGYDDAQQTIIADHLIDCTVRGFDVGGLPRAATLVERLGRSEPFGPVVVEQETASSIALDGGDQLGYIVAKQLTETLIEKARHVPVVAGTARNTWCTGMFTYYLEMVTAAGLVGFVASSGGPTVAPHGGTEGRFGTNPVAWGFPTPGQPIIWDIGTSAAMLADLSFAIKTGQELAPGLAFAPDGSPTTDAAAALDGGAIAPWGGHKGSGLAISAQLLGMMSGAETDPPWLTDMGFFMVVMDPNAFSSDFPQRAGEYGDWVRSTRPADPDSPVRMPFDRSVAARDATFAAGEIEVSDEIVKLLRDFVESPA
- a CDS encoding flavin-containing monooxygenase; this encodes MSHHPTPEQSALDAWLAAFASALEREDRQALASLFTEDADWRDIVAFTWDFSTAVGPEAIADRLLETNAETRASQVLPDLTRTPTSRVRRAGEEVVEGFHTFETSVGHGTGIVRLREEPDGRMLAKTLLTTLQELEGFEERRGARRPHGTAYSRTFGGQNWKDLREAERAYADRDPEVLVVGGGQAGLTIAARLRTIGVDALVIDAHERVGDVWRKRYHSLTLHNEAWVASLPYLEFPDTWPTYIPKDKLADWFEFYAEAMELNTWTSTRLVSGRYDESADQWTVELDREGTTVTMQPRHVVMATGSVSGIPSMPKLPGLDEFAGEVMHSSRYSSGAEFRGRRALVIGTGTSGHDVAQDLHALGSEVSIVQRSSTTVVSLEPSGISVYALFSQGLPLDDADLIAAGNSFPTLIKANQLLAQQMLKDDAELLERLHAVGFRTDIGEDHTGFHLKYNRRGGGYYINVGCSDLIADGEVGLIQHDQIERFTADGVRLRDGSVLPLDLVVMATGYGNQQEDVRRYFGDEVADAVGPIWGVDDDGEMRNMWRRTAQPGLWFHAGSLAACRANSKYLAVQIKAELEKIAPARRTA
- a CDS encoding TetR/AcrR family transcriptional regulator, with the translated sequence MAPVHDKQLTERGRRTRDNLLHAASVVFARQGFLDTKITDITTEAGTANGSFYNYFDSKEDIFRAAIAQVNGRMFEVAASRLPEGASPYERIEAATRRYVEGYKADAGMIMILEQVATFSPEFKAMRRETRTMFRARTERGIRRWQEAGVIDPALPAQVAADALTSMVSNFCYMWLVFDEDYDTETVVTTLSRMWAQALGLPVPD
- a CDS encoding phosphotriesterase family protein — protein: MKTIATAAGRHVPVTELGHTLMHEHVFVLNAEIERNYPGRWDEEVRVADAIAKLESAYDRGVRTIVDLTVVGLGRDLPRVQRVAEQVRMNIVVATGLYAYDDVPMFFKFRGPGLLIDGPELLTEFFVKDLTEGIADTGITASIIKCATDAQGITPGVERILRAAARAHRETGAPISTHTHAPTERGADQLAVFVEEGVDLSRVVIGHSGDTTDLDYLERLLDHGVYLGMDRFGLDLMLSFEDRVATVATLCEKGYAGQLVLAHDASSYTHNFDLDAKEKLMPNWHYEHVHADVLPALRDRGVTDAQIEQMLVANPAAILG
- a CDS encoding acetate--CoA ligase family protein; amino-acid sequence: MALESPSPHAAPESLDPGIDALFNARRIAIVGASGREGNPFARPLQYLTEFGFDGDVYPVNPGYETLRGLPCFPDLASLPAPVDLALLMVPGRAAVELMPQVAAAGARAAVVFASGFSETGDEGVRLQAELTAAAREHGVRVIGPNCQGVLSTTHRLYGTFTAALELGPVRTGGLAYVGQSGAVGGSILSMAREQGIGISSWVSTGNQADLTTVEVARHLVELPETEVLALYLESAVGESEFRDLAARAQELDTSLIVLRSATSAAGAKAAASHTGAIVGDDGAYRVAAREHGVVEASDIDDLVRLAHAHLALPRSAGPSTVIVTTSGGAGSLAADKAHELGLTIEDLRPETQERLATLVPDFGAIDNPVDVTAQIFRSSEIDDFVEVCRIGCAAQEVDAIVIALTLVTGELAASMATALAELIPQVSKPVALVWAAAREQTVKGREILREAGVPVFDSSEQAMRAIASLRRVPAPVRPGGRPSGFDETVVRRLLDDLTGTVTESQAQEILAAAGIATPDARLVTDVAMAESLSLGTDRAYVVKIQAAGIAHKTERGGVRLGLDATEVAGVARTMLEDFAADDPQGVLVQEMVPAGVELIVGVTRTDGGLPLVTVGLGGTATELYADTATTFAPVDATRARALLLDLKAAPLLTGFRGSPALDVDAVADLVARVSHVADIAGPALRELEVNPVRVLDRAERPVLALDFLMTLERETA
- a CDS encoding enoyl-CoA hydratase/isomerase family protein, translating into MTGRIGLDRVGAVAVITVDNTRIKNALTQQMARDLGAVCEEIDADASIGCTVIQGAGGTFCSGADTSTWAETYGDDPLSDEAYADTDEMYGSFVRFGELKAPTIAAVRGAAVGAGLNLALAADLRVAADDARLLAGFLAAGIHPGGGFFTLVRRLAGREAAATLGLFSQEVSGREAKGFGLVGVCVPDEDTEKTALEIAQHVARDPLVARRAKRSFNLETQSTPLPWAAALEVERGVQLWTQARRLRHQREQA